In the genome of Cellvibrio sp. KY-YJ-3, one region contains:
- a CDS encoding bifunctional diguanylate cyclase/phosphodiesterase: MDHQPPNTKAVSDPLQPLPAAKGAQPARTGVACDSFTKTKTKRLVQILRVTQIALLLVSIITMTAARYDDSFIMIATGIFLFSVDWAIYKKRALLGATIFLITLTLMLSYLAWMGSGIRDTALLGYCGVMVFAAMLGNKRLLVCLVALMVAVLAAISYVNHFQLHQHVIEPTNLATGSITIIILCVIAIAVALLAQDYRAALNELARENERMINIQNHIERLISHDSLTGLPNRNLAQRNFQKIYTQAKQQQQLLGIIFIDLDNLKPINDSLGHQAGDQILKEVALRLLSYTKKVDSVCRYGGDEFIVFLPNIESADQASQASLDILQLVSENYLYRNIEIFCTCSIGIALAPQDGEDLDTLIKKADMAMYHSKDSGRNSFRFFNPAINRNMLDHISLISGMRKALQEKNFSLHYQPKIDLRTNRICGFEALLRWQHPEQGFISPTIFIPLAESSGLIIQLGEWVIQEACRQAKHWYDSGLLQFTIAINISSIQFKRGNIDNLVLGALATSGLPPQYLELELTESLLIEDSDRLASTLAHLRSEGVHLSIDDFGTGYSNLGYLKKFEVEALKIDQSFVRKMDDQSNDAAIVRAIIQMANSLGLKTIAEGVEDAPTLALLRSLGCTQAQGYYWARPMAAEEVPIFCELWDKNHSA, encoded by the coding sequence GTGGATCATCAACCGCCCAACACCAAGGCTGTAAGCGACCCATTACAGCCACTGCCCGCAGCCAAAGGCGCCCAACCCGCCCGCACCGGCGTCGCCTGCGACAGTTTTACCAAAACCAAGACCAAACGCCTGGTGCAAATTCTGCGCGTCACCCAAATCGCCCTGCTGCTGGTAAGCATTATCACCATGACCGCCGCGCGCTATGACGACAGTTTTATCATGATCGCCACCGGCATTTTTTTATTCAGTGTGGACTGGGCGATTTATAAAAAACGCGCGCTGCTGGGTGCGACGATTTTTCTCATCACCCTCACCCTGATGCTCTCTTATCTCGCGTGGATGGGCAGCGGCATTCGCGATACCGCGCTGCTGGGTTACTGCGGGGTAATGGTATTTGCCGCCATGCTCGGCAACAAACGCCTGCTCGTGTGTTTAGTCGCACTAATGGTGGCCGTGCTCGCCGCCATCAGCTACGTCAACCACTTCCAACTGCATCAACATGTGATTGAGCCAACCAACCTCGCCACCGGCAGTATTACCATTATTATTTTATGTGTGATTGCAATTGCAGTGGCGCTGCTCGCGCAGGACTACCGCGCGGCACTCAATGAATTAGCGCGCGAAAACGAGCGCATGATCAATATTCAAAATCATATAGAGCGCCTCATCAGCCACGATTCACTCACCGGCCTGCCCAACCGCAATTTGGCGCAGCGCAATTTTCAAAAAATTTATACACAAGCCAAACAACAGCAGCAATTGCTCGGCATTATTTTTATCGATCTGGATAATTTAAAACCCATCAACGATTCACTCGGGCATCAAGCGGGCGATCAGATTTTAAAAGAAGTGGCGCTGCGCCTGCTCAGCTACACCAAAAAAGTCGATTCGGTATGTCGCTATGGCGGCGATGAATTTATTGTATTTTTGCCCAACATTGAATCCGCCGACCAAGCATCACAAGCGAGTTTGGACATACTGCAATTGGTGTCAGAAAATTACCTCTACCGCAATATTGAAATTTTCTGCACCTGCTCCATCGGTATCGCCCTCGCCCCACAAGACGGTGAAGACCTGGATACACTGATTAAAAAAGCCGACATGGCCATGTATCACTCCAAGGATTCCGGGCGCAACAGTTTCCGCTTTTTTAACCCGGCGATTAATCGCAACATGCTCGACCATATCAGTTTAATTTCCGGGATGCGCAAAGCGTTGCAAGAAAAAAATTTCAGTTTGCACTACCAACCCAAAATTGATTTACGCACCAATCGCATTTGCGGCTTTGAAGCACTGCTGCGCTGGCAACACCCCGAACAGGGTTTTATTTCACCCACTATTTTTATCCCGCTCGCGGAATCCTCAGGTTTAATTATTCAATTGGGCGAATGGGTTATTCAAGAAGCCTGTCGCCAAGCCAAACACTGGTACGATAGTGGCCTGCTGCAATTTACCATCGCTATTAATATTTCCTCCATTCAATTCAAACGCGGCAATATCGACAACCTGGTATTAGGCGCACTCGCCACCAGCGGCCTGCCACCACAATATCTGGAATTGGAATTAACCGAATCACTATTAATTGAAGACAGCGACCGTTTGGCGAGCACACTGGCACACCTGCGCAGCGAAGGTGTTCACCTATCCATCGACGATTTTGGCACCGGCTATTCCAACTTGGGGTATTTGAAAAAATTTGAAGTAGAAGCACTGAAAATTGATCAGTCCTTCGTGCGCAAAATGGATGACCAAAGTAACGACGCCGCCATAGTGCGCGCCATCATCCAAATGGCCAACAGCCTCGGCCTAAAAACCATCGCCGAAGGCGTAGAAGACGCCCCCACCCTCGCCCTGCTGCGCAGCCTGGGCTGCACCCAAGCACAAGGCTATTATTGGGCACGCCCCATGGCCGCCGAGGAAGTCCCTATTTTTTGTGAGCTGTGGGACAAAAACCACTCTGCTTAA
- a CDS encoding GNAT family N-acetyltransferase encodes MLIRVDDLTSPAIADLLTEHLQDMYAASPPECVYALDLEKLRKPEITFWSLWDGEQLMGCGALKELDAQHAEIKSMRSANRFRGQGVGKAMLEHILTVARERNYTRLSLETGSPDFFIPARKLYERYGFEYCGPFGDYPEDPYSMFMTKVMV; translated from the coding sequence ATGCTGATTCGTGTTGATGACCTGACCAGCCCTGCAATTGCAGATTTATTGACTGAGCACTTACAGGATATGTATGCCGCGTCGCCGCCAGAATGTGTATATGCGTTGGATTTGGAAAAATTGCGTAAGCCAGAAATTACCTTTTGGAGCCTATGGGATGGTGAGCAGTTAATGGGGTGTGGTGCCCTGAAAGAGTTAGATGCACAGCATGCAGAGATTAAATCCATGCGCTCGGCGAACCGGTTTCGCGGACAGGGTGTGGGTAAGGCGATGTTGGAGCATATTTTAACGGTGGCGCGCGAACGCAATTACACCCGCTTGAGTTTGGAGACCGGATCACCGGATTTTTTCATCCCTGCACGTAAACTTTACGAGCGCTACGGCTTTGAATACTGCGGCCCGTTTGGTGATTACCCGGAAGACCCTTACAGTATGTTTATGACCAAGGTGATGGTTTAA
- a CDS encoding MATE family efflux transporter: MHTPPELISLTDKRAFWRGVILLSLPVAAQMLLQSLLGMADVIMVGDLGSSAIAAVGLAAKIHFLLLVLMSGLATGCSILVAQYIGAKDFVSCQRSLAVTLIVGTLVMLPFVLVFGFGSRTWVSWINPDPQVVELAAQYLIITAPALLFTQWIVIYEASLRALGNTTMPLIAGVFAAALNIAGNYALIGGNWGFPALGVAGAAWATLGARALQLLIVVGWVYAKKHGFALNLTQLKMGLDKTQINRYLAFSLPLVANYAIWAVGNSTYHLVTGFAGTEALAVMGVIVPIESAFFALFVGLANASAVLIGRELGAGNNDTAWQLHQFFDRITFILLIIFCSALWFARPLMLHIFDQLDAKSTELLFNTLGVFCLLVWVKVINMMRIIGVLRAGGDNRFTLITDTIVMWVFGLPIYIAAVFLTKISFIYLYALMFLEDGLKFIPVIKRIASRKWMNNLTKH; encoded by the coding sequence GTGCACACGCCTCCCGAATTAATTTCCCTCACCGACAAGCGTGCGTTTTGGCGCGGTGTAATTTTATTGTCGCTACCAGTGGCGGCGCAGATGTTATTGCAATCGCTGCTGGGAATGGCCGACGTAATTATGGTGGGCGATTTAGGTTCCAGCGCCATTGCCGCGGTGGGGCTTGCGGCAAAAATCCATTTTTTATTGTTAGTGCTAATGAGTGGCCTTGCCACTGGCTGCAGTATTCTGGTCGCGCAATACATTGGTGCTAAAGATTTTGTGAGTTGTCAGCGCAGCCTTGCCGTGACCTTGATTGTGGGCACCCTGGTGATGTTGCCTTTTGTTTTAGTATTTGGTTTTGGCTCGCGCACCTGGGTTAGCTGGATCAACCCTGACCCGCAAGTGGTAGAGCTGGCCGCGCAATACCTCATCATCACCGCGCCCGCGTTATTATTTACCCAGTGGATTGTGATTTACGAAGCCTCGCTGCGCGCGCTGGGTAATACCACTATGCCATTAATTGCTGGCGTATTTGCCGCCGCATTAAATATTGCCGGTAACTACGCGCTGATTGGTGGCAATTGGGGGTTTCCTGCGCTCGGTGTTGCCGGTGCGGCGTGGGCAACACTGGGTGCACGTGCATTGCAATTATTAATTGTAGTGGGCTGGGTTTACGCAAAAAAACATGGCTTTGCATTGAATCTTACGCAATTAAAAATGGGTTTGGATAAAACCCAAATTAATCGCTATCTCGCCTTCTCATTGCCACTGGTTGCCAACTACGCCATCTGGGCGGTGGGCAATTCAACCTATCATTTGGTAACGGGTTTTGCAGGCACCGAAGCGCTGGCGGTGATGGGCGTTATAGTGCCCATTGAAAGCGCCTTTTTTGCATTATTTGTCGGCCTCGCCAATGCCTCGGCAGTATTAATCGGGCGCGAACTGGGTGCGGGTAACAATGACACCGCGTGGCAGCTGCATCAGTTTTTTGATCGCATCACCTTCATTTTATTAATTATTTTTTGCAGCGCACTCTGGTTCGCCCGCCCGCTGATGCTGCACATATTCGATCAGCTGGATGCCAAATCCACCGAATTATTATTTAATACTCTCGGTGTATTCTGTTTGCTGGTGTGGGTAAAAGTCATCAACATGATGCGTATTATCGGCGTACTACGCGCCGGTGGCGATAACCGCTTCACCCTCATTACCGACACTATAGTGATGTGGGTTTTTGGCTTGCCGATTTATATCGCCGCCGTCTTTCTCACTAAAATATCGTTTATCTATTTATACGCACTCATGTTCCTTGAAGACGGCTTAAAATTCATTCCCGTCATCAAACGCATTGCGAGCCGTAAGTGGATGAATAATCTAACCAAGCACTAA
- a CDS encoding dicarboxylate/amino acid:cation symporter, with translation MPRLNTQILIAALLGILLGASIGLLGDDSLTKEYLFYGSGIVGNVFVDLLKMVMIPLIFTSIVVGVANLQAHHQARRVWQYTLLFFVSTMALAMVVALVASNIFKPGAGLHLAMFADAMHNFEAKQLTPADFFAQFLRSLFQNPFAALAQGNILPVVVFALFLGVALVMGGARYQHILNMMQEFLDLIMRMVGWIMRLAPLGIFALLFKLVATQNTELLTTVGGFIVLVFATTLFHAMVVLPFILYLFTKKSPLWFWRGAREALITAFATSSSSATVPITLRCVETNLQVRKNIAGFVVPLGATINMDGTALYEAAAALFVANLVGIELSLAQQLIVFCTAMIASMGAPGVPSAGMVTMVMVLQSVGLPAEAIAILLPIDRLLDTIRTAVNVQGDMVGSVVVDRLVGNGLQEPDSQANGVQGNNPDATS, from the coding sequence ATGCCCCGTTTAAATACCCAAATTCTCATCGCCGCACTGCTGGGCATACTGCTTGGCGCGAGTATCGGCCTGCTGGGTGATGACTCGCTCACCAAAGAGTATCTGTTTTACGGCAGCGGTATTGTGGGGAATGTATTTGTCGATTTATTAAAAATGGTGATGATTCCGCTGATCTTCACCTCCATCGTCGTCGGTGTTGCTAATTTGCAAGCGCATCATCAGGCGCGACGTGTGTGGCAATACACGCTACTATTTTTTGTTTCCACCATGGCACTGGCAATGGTGGTTGCGCTGGTGGCGAGTAATATATTTAAGCCCGGCGCCGGTTTGCACTTGGCGATGTTTGCTGATGCCATGCACAATTTCGAAGCCAAACAATTAACTCCCGCCGATTTTTTTGCCCAATTCCTGCGCAGTTTATTTCAAAACCCATTTGCAGCCCTGGCTCAGGGCAATATTTTGCCCGTGGTGGTGTTTGCATTATTTTTGGGTGTGGCCTTGGTGATGGGCGGTGCGCGCTACCAGCATATCCTGAATATGATGCAGGAATTTCTGGATTTGATTATGCGTATGGTGGGCTGGATTATGCGGTTGGCCCCACTGGGAATTTTTGCGCTGTTATTTAAATTAGTAGCCACCCAAAATACTGAATTACTCACTACGGTAGGCGGCTTTATTGTGTTGGTATTTGCCACCACCTTATTTCATGCGATGGTGGTACTGCCATTCATTTTGTATCTGTTTACCAAAAAATCGCCGCTCTGGTTTTGGCGTGGTGCTCGCGAGGCATTAATTACCGCCTTTGCCACCAGTTCCAGTTCTGCCACTGTGCCGATTACGCTGCGCTGTGTGGAAACTAATTTACAGGTGCGCAAAAATATTGCCGGTTTTGTAGTGCCTCTGGGCGCCACCATTAATATGGATGGCACTGCGCTGTATGAAGCTGCCGCCGCCTTATTTGTCGCAAATCTGGTGGGAATTGAATTAAGCCTCGCGCAGCAGTTAATTGTATTTTGCACCGCGATGATCGCCTCTATGGGCGCACCCGGTGTGCCCAGTGCGGGCATGGTCACTATGGTAATGGTGCTGCAGTCGGTAGGCTTGCCGGCAGAAGCTATCGCCATTTTATTGCCGATCGATCGCCTGCTCGACACCATCCGCACTGCGGTAAACGTGCAGGGCGATATGGTGGGCAGTGTGGTGGTAGATAGATTGGTCGGCAATGGTTTGCAAGAGCCTGATTCGCAAGCGAATGGTGTGCAAGGAAATAACCCGGACGCCACATCGTAA
- a CDS encoding flavin reductase family protein has product MHINLDEMVQLEQRYRAHFINSLGGFKSLVMLGTQSLQGQTNLALFSSFFHLGASPALCGLIVRPDNGNRHTLNNIMNTELYTLNHVHEAIYQQAHQTSASYPAAQSEFAATGLSEEWLGGFFAPFVKESRVKMAVQLAQRIDLQVNGTILLIGKILDVYLPDEIVGSDGFVDLEAAGTLTLSGLDSYHHTQKIARLSYAKPDRPLTIIG; this is encoded by the coding sequence ATGCATATCAATCTCGATGAAATGGTGCAGCTGGAACAGCGCTATCGCGCGCATTTTATTAATTCCCTCGGCGGTTTTAAAAGTTTGGTGATGCTCGGCACCCAGAGCCTGCAGGGTCAAACTAACCTCGCGCTGTTCAGTTCATTTTTTCACTTGGGTGCAAGCCCGGCGCTGTGCGGCTTGATTGTGCGCCCCGACAATGGCAATCGCCATACACTCAACAATATTATGAATACGGAACTGTACACCCTTAACCATGTGCATGAGGCGATTTACCAGCAGGCACACCAGACTTCGGCCAGTTACCCGGCCGCGCAATCGGAATTTGCGGCGACGGGTTTGAGTGAAGAATGGCTGGGCGGATTTTTTGCGCCCTTTGTGAAAGAGAGTCGTGTAAAAATGGCGGTGCAATTAGCACAGCGCATCGACCTGCAAGTCAATGGGACAATTTTATTGATAGGTAAAATTCTCGATGTCTATCTGCCCGATGAGATTGTGGGCAGCGATGGTTTTGTCGATTTGGAAGCGGCGGGCACTCTGACTCTATCGGGGTTGGATTCTTATCATCACACCCAAAAAATTGCACGCTTGTCCTATGCCAAACCGGATAGGCCGTTAACAATTATTGGTTAA
- a CDS encoding SDR family NAD(P)-dependent oxidoreductase, with protein sequence MSNYLIVGGTRGIGRALAMQLLAQGHNVTVWARNAVDVAGASVIVNNPAEQAPDISGLPEVLDGVVYCPGTINLKPFARIAAEDFLQDFHINLLGAVRTLQAVAPLLKKSPHASVVLFSTVAVALGMPFHASIAASKAAVEGLVKSLAAEWAPAIRVNAIAPSLTKTSLAEKLINSPEKLDAAAKRHPLQQVGEAEDIAAMAAFLLSPHARWMTGQIIAMDGGMSAIKS encoded by the coding sequence GTGAGCAACTATTTAATTGTGGGTGGCACCCGCGGAATTGGCCGCGCCCTGGCGATGCAGTTGTTGGCACAGGGACACAATGTCACTGTGTGGGCGCGCAATGCGGTGGACGTTGCCGGAGCCAGCGTGATAGTGAATAACCCCGCCGAACAAGCGCCGGATATCAGTGGTTTGCCCGAGGTGTTGGATGGTGTGGTCTATTGCCCCGGCACCATTAATTTAAAACCATTTGCGCGTATTGCGGCAGAGGATTTCCTGCAAGATTTTCACATTAATTTACTTGGCGCGGTGCGTACATTACAAGCGGTAGCGCCGCTGTTAAAAAAATCCCCGCACGCGAGTGTGGTGTTATTCAGCACCGTTGCGGTCGCACTGGGCATGCCGTTTCATGCGAGTATTGCGGCGAGTAAAGCCGCTGTGGAGGGGCTGGTAAAAAGTTTGGCGGCGGAGTGGGCACCCGCCATTCGGGTAAATGCAATCGCGCCCTCACTCACTAAAACGTCGCTTGCCGAAAAATTAATTAACTCACCAGAAAAACTCGATGCCGCCGCCAAGCGTCATCCGCTGCAACAAGTTGGCGAGGCTGAAGACATAGCGGCGATGGCAGCATTTTTATTATCGCCGCACGCGCGCTGGATGACCGGGCAAATCATTGCGATGGATGGCGGTATGTCGGCGATTAAATCCTGA
- the pbpC gene encoding penicillin-binding protein 1C → MHRTRWFLFWVIGCVVVLALTLQYFPLPKSLAHTPYATMLVARDGSLLGASIAADQQWRFAPVTTLPQKYKKALLLFEDHYFYQHPGINPVALVRALRGNYAAGKVTSGGSTISMQLARLLRQADYQQRNLPTPARNLSSKIIEATRALQLEWRFSKDELLIHYTSHAPFGGNIVGLRAAAWRYFGRAPENLSWAESALLAVLPNSPALIHPGRQRDKLLHKRNRLLTRLQQQGYLSALDLQLALLEPLPERPAPLPQNAAHLLATLKKQHAHHALFESTIDAGLQQVLNQIAARHSARLANEGAHNLALLLLDHSTMETLAYVGNQPWNNTAPFAADLDLIQRPRSTGSILKPLLYGLMLQSGELAPTSLIPDIPSQFGGYSPRNYDRQFRGAVPAQFALAHSLNIPAVYMLRDYGIGRLQKQLQTMGMSTLFRPAEDYGLTLILGGAEGTLWELTGIYARLAASARDGDLAQTPVKLLTADATNLPARHFAKPVIKPVLKPVIQQGAAWLTLQALIDVARPGYENYWRDFSGSQTIAWKTGTSYGLRDAWAIGSNGRYTLGVWVGNASGEPATFLSGQSSAAPVLFDVFDALPKINWFAKPLHSLKTISVCDDDGYLAGGQCTAVDIEVPRNSHFAKVTANHRRIHLDTNAQFRVHSQCEAVSNMQSKNWFVLPPAQEFYWRQHHSNYQPLPPWRSDCLANLNQLDDDQPIELIYPQLQSRIYIPMDLDGKRSRAVLKAVHRNPEAVLYWHLDDEFIGETKIFHEREIALEPGLHQLVLVDQQGYRLQRRFRVIGKSDAE, encoded by the coding sequence TTGCATCGCACGCGCTGGTTTTTATTTTGGGTGATTGGCTGTGTCGTTGTTTTAGCGCTGACACTGCAATACTTTCCCCTGCCTAAATCCCTCGCGCATACCCCCTACGCGACTATGTTGGTTGCGCGCGACGGCAGTTTGTTGGGCGCCAGCATCGCGGCGGATCAGCAATGGCGTTTTGCCCCTGTCACCACCCTGCCACAAAAATACAAAAAAGCGCTGTTGTTATTTGAAGACCATTATTTTTATCAGCATCCGGGTATAAATCCAGTTGCGTTGGTGCGTGCGCTGCGCGGCAATTATGCGGCGGGAAAAGTCACCAGTGGCGGCAGCACAATCAGCATGCAATTGGCGCGGCTATTGCGGCAGGCGGATTATCAACAGCGCAACTTGCCAACGCCTGCGCGCAACTTGTCCAGTAAAATAATTGAGGCAACGCGCGCCCTGCAATTGGAGTGGCGCTTCAGTAAAGATGAATTATTAATTCACTACACCAGCCACGCGCCCTTTGGCGGGAATATTGTCGGTTTACGGGCAGCGGCCTGGCGCTACTTTGGGCGTGCGCCGGAAAATCTTTCCTGGGCGGAATCGGCATTGCTTGCGGTATTGCCCAATAGTCCGGCATTAATCCATCCCGGTCGTCAGCGCGATAAATTACTGCACAAACGCAATCGTTTGTTAACCCGTTTGCAACAGCAGGGCTATTTGTCGGCGTTGGATTTACAGCTCGCCTTGCTGGAACCGCTGCCGGAGCGGCCTGCCCCCTTGCCACAAAACGCCGCTCATTTGTTGGCGACATTAAAAAAACAACATGCTCATCATGCGCTATTTGAATCCACTATTGATGCTGGTTTACAGCAAGTATTGAATCAAATTGCCGCGCGTCACAGTGCGCGTTTAGCCAATGAAGGTGCGCACAATCTCGCGCTGTTATTGCTGGATCACAGCACCATGGAGACTTTGGCCTATGTTGGCAACCAGCCTTGGAATAACACGGCTCCTTTTGCTGCGGATCTGGATTTAATCCAGCGCCCGCGTTCCACCGGCAGCATTTTAAAACCGCTGCTCTATGGTTTGATGTTGCAATCCGGCGAGCTGGCGCCCACCAGTTTAATTCCCGATATTCCCAGCCAGTTTGGTGGTTACAGTCCGCGCAATTACGACCGCCAATTTCGCGGGGCGGTACCGGCGCAATTTGCGCTCGCCCATTCGCTGAATATTCCTGCGGTTTATATGTTGCGCGATTACGGTATCGGGCGTTTGCAAAAACAATTGCAAACCATGGGCATGAGCACCTTGTTTCGCCCCGCTGAGGATTACGGGCTCACGTTAATTTTGGGTGGTGCCGAGGGAACCCTGTGGGAACTTACCGGTATTTATGCGCGCCTCGCCGCCAGCGCACGCGATGGCGATTTAGCGCAAACACCGGTGAAATTATTAACCGCTGATGCAACTAATTTGCCCGCTAGGCATTTTGCTAAACCGGTTATAAAACCTGTGCTTAAGCCGGTGATACAACAAGGCGCCGCCTGGCTCACCTTGCAGGCATTGATCGATGTGGCGCGCCCCGGTTACGAAAATTACTGGCGCGATTTTTCCGGCAGCCAAACTATCGCCTGGAAAACCGGAACCAGTTATGGCCTGCGCGATGCCTGGGCGATTGGCAGCAATGGCCGCTACACCTTGGGTGTGTGGGTGGGCAATGCCAGCGGTGAACCGGCGACATTTTTAAGCGGGCAGAGTAGCGCCGCACCAGTATTGTTTGATGTATTTGATGCGCTGCCCAAAATAAATTGGTTTGCCAAACCGCTGCACAGTTTGAAAACCATTTCAGTCTGCGATGACGATGGTTATCTCGCGGGCGGGCAATGCACAGCGGTGGATATTGAAGTGCCGCGCAACAGCCATTTTGCCAAAGTCACCGCCAATCATCGGCGTATTCACCTGGATACAAACGCGCAATTTCGCGTGCATAGCCAATGTGAAGCGGTAAGTAATATGCAATCCAAAAACTGGTTTGTATTGCCGCCAGCGCAGGAATTTTATTGGCGTCAGCATCACAGCAATTACCAACCGCTGCCACCCTGGCGCAGCGATTGTTTGGCGAATCTCAATCAATTAGATGATGACCAACCCATCGAATTAATCTATCCGCAATTGCAAAGCCGCATTTATATCCCGATGGATTTGGACGGCAAGCGCAGCCGCGCGGTATTAAAAGCGGTGCATCGCAATCCGGAAGCGGTGTTGTACTGGCACTTGGACGATGAATTTATCGGCGAGACAAAAATTTTTCACGAGCGTGAAATCGCATTGGAGCCGGGCTTACACCAATTGGTACTGGTGGATCAGCAGGGTTATCGCCTGCAGCGCCGCTTTCGGGTAATTGGCAAGAGCGACGCGGAGTAA
- a CDS encoding heme biosynthesis HemY N-terminal domain-containing protein: MRLRLLKAIVFLLLAAGLLFLLWRGDGYLLIAYGTKTIEMTLWVAALAVVALYLVLWFARKLLLGSAEMVRRFREIFLFGSVERAQKRAANGMVDYLTGDWLEARKKLLRTLDKVEYPLANYIAAARSSFEMGDEAEADNILDKALSISHSELPVALTRARLHVQAERYEEAINILKPIDIKMPRQAAVLDLMHHIYIAQKNWRALEDMFPSMRKAKVLSNVEFDALEQLLACEKMRALSEQVKSLLVAERLPALQSLWKSYSRSLQKNPAVIAVYAEALATHYQDQDAEVLVRKALNNDWYEPLINLYGRLQVKEIHGQIRTLEAWLKQKPQDATLLLSMGRVMLRNQQWELARDYFQRSMNLQASVETTMEMARLMEKMGDHKKSSDLYQQGLLLAEQKK, translated from the coding sequence ATGAGACTACGTCTGCTAAAAGCGATTGTTTTTTTATTGCTCGCCGCCGGATTATTATTTTTACTCTGGCGTGGCGATGGTTATCTGCTGATTGCCTACGGCACAAAAACGATTGAAATGACACTATGGGTTGCCGCACTGGCGGTGGTCGCGCTTTATCTGGTGCTGTGGTTTGCGCGCAAGTTGTTGCTGGGAAGCGCAGAAATGGTGCGTCGTTTCCGTGAGATATTTTTATTCGGTAGTGTAGAGCGCGCGCAAAAGCGCGCCGCCAACGGCATGGTGGATTATCTTACCGGTGACTGGCTGGAGGCGCGCAAAAAATTACTGCGCACGCTGGATAAAGTGGAGTACCCACTGGCGAATTATATTGCGGCGGCACGCAGTAGTTTTGAAATGGGCGATGAAGCGGAAGCCGATAACATTCTCGACAAAGCCTTGAGTATTAGTCATAGCGAATTGCCGGTAGCGCTCACCCGTGCGCGCTTGCATGTACAGGCAGAGCGCTATGAAGAAGCGATTAATATCCTCAAACCTATCGATATAAAAATGCCGCGCCAGGCAGCGGTGCTGGATTTAATGCACCACATTTATATCGCACAAAAAAATTGGCGCGCTTTGGAAGATATGTTCCCGTCGATGCGTAAAGCCAAGGTTTTGTCGAACGTGGAATTTGACGCGCTGGAGCAATTGCTGGCTTGTGAAAAAATGAGAGCCCTGAGCGAGCAAGTTAAATCGCTTCTGGTGGCCGAACGTTTACCAGCGTTGCAAAGCCTGTGGAAATCCTACTCGCGCAGCCTGCAAAAAAATCCGGCGGTGATTGCTGTGTATGCCGAGGCATTGGCGACTCACTATCAGGATCAGGATGCAGAAGTATTGGTGCGTAAAGCGCTTAACAATGATTGGTATGAGCCCTTGATAAACCTCTATGGTCGATTGCAGGTGAAGGAAATTCACGGTCAAATTCGCACCTTGGAAGCTTGGCTCAAACAAAAACCCCAGGATGCAACACTCTTGCTCAGCATGGGGCGCGTGATGTTGCGCAACCAGCAGTGGGAATTGGCGCGCGATTATTTCCAGCGCAGTATGAATTTACAGGCGAGTGTAGAGACCACCATGGAAATGGCGCGCCTGATGGAAAAAATGGGCGACCATAAAAAAAGTTCGGATTTATACCAGCAGGGTTTGTTGCTCGCCGAACAGAAAAAATAA